A stretch of DNA from Schistocerca americana isolate TAMUIC-IGC-003095 chromosome 3, iqSchAmer2.1, whole genome shotgun sequence:
ttgacaATCAGCATATGAACCAGGCTCACGCTGCAGGAGCCCTTAAGCAGCAATGTCTGCTGAAACGTCctcgaggagacactgttggtagccctttgagTCATCTAGGCgattagttgctcaacagttgcacgtctattcgcccgtactcaTCTCCGCATCCGCCGTTCACACCTGTGTATGGCCTGTGGGGCCATTTTGCCATTCCCGGTATACTTTAACAGCTATGTCATCTGATCAGTTTAAAGACTCAGCCGTttagaaaatgcttccacccttcgccCGGAAGCCAATGGCCATGCCagtctggacgtcagataaatcgctcggcTTTCACATTATGACAGTGACTCTACTGCTTTCCGCGTCCTTTTCGCTTTACATACCATCCTCTGCTAGTGTtgacacctgccatctgtgagcgaTTCTTGCACCTTGacatcgaacgtaggcggtggtcgcATTGACGTGACTGGAGTGTGTATGTTCCGCAGGCTAACGTACGGTGTGTGGAGAGGGCAATAGGGGATTAAATACTGCTAGATCTGCAGGAGATGAATCTACAGGAACGGTCTACCTGCGAGATTTGCAGGAGAATATCAGCGTGCTGCACGCGTAAATGGAAAGTCAGGTAttcgctggttcaaatggttcaaacggctctaagcactatgggacttaacttctgagttcattagtcccctagaacttagaactacttaaacctaactaacctaaggacatcacacacatccatgcccgaggcaggattcgaacctgcgactgtagcggtcgcgcggttccagactgtagcgcctagaaccgctcagccaccccggccggccggtatTCGCTGGGAATGGAGCTATGTGCATTTGCGGACTAACGCCTGTACTTTTACGTCATCAGTTTTTCAATGTAACTTGCGACATAAAATCAGATAGGAGGCTTGTGTCACCCCTACATGAATACCGCGAACGTTatatcaccagttttttcctttttatttgcgCACTTTGGTCACATCCCATCATCAGAATTTcgggtccgcctgcttagctggatggtaacgtgttCGCCTCCCACGCAAGCGGGCCTggtttcaattcccggccgggttggagattttctgcgctcggggactgggtgttgtgttgtcctcatcatcatttcatcctcatcaccggcgcggaagtcccccaatgtggcgtcgagtgaaataagacttgcgcttggaggccgaacttccccgagtaggggcctcccggctaacgatgccatacactcatttccattttttgttaGAATTTCAGATAAAAGAACTTAATCCAAATGATTTCTGTCTTAACAGTTGGGCACCAAAGTTAAAAGAGAAGTCCTTTGACACGCTAATCTGTACCAACAAGGAGAGATCCCCAGCGGAGGGATCgcctttttgaaaccatctatacggttaagtaggttaagatcccaggtatcacacgctgcagccattcaccctactGGGCCCTCATTTGCAAGTAATAAACGAAAAATCTTCAGAATTTTGCGTGATGCTCAATAGGCTTAAAAAAATCGTTCTAAGATACTGTGAAACGAGGAATTCATTGTGTATCAGGACTGAAAGTtattgaaaataagcaaaatattaattatgtaactttactttttcgaagtgataattaaaactttacgacTACCCTTTGCATTAATGGATGCCTTCCCAGTGTCATGGCCCTTCTTGTGGCTAAGCTTTTCCTCTTTTAATTAATCTATCACTTAATAATCTTTACGAAGGTTCTAGGCCCGTTTTACGTAGGTTCAATGATATTGTTACGTATAAAAGAGAGAAACAAGGGTGAAAAGCTCCACTTTTGATATTTATGGGTAGCTATGGGaacgaagttcaaatggctctgagcactatgggacttaacttctgcggtcatcagtcccctaggacctagaactacttaaacctaactaacctaaggacatcacacacatccattcccgcggcaggattcgaacctgccaccgtagcggtcgcgcggttccatactgtagcgtctagaaccgctcggccactccggccggcggaacgaAGTATTTGCAAAATAATTCGTCATAATTTTGTTTTTTGGTTGAGTAACGATTGGGCGAATGAAGTGGCGGTCTAGGTGAAGAGGCAGCCGACTGAGTTTGAAAGTAAAACAAGTGTTGCTTTAGTCGAAGACGTGTCTCAGATATAAGGTACACTTGAACAAGTTTTCTTCAGATTCCCAGTCTTCTCAGATATAAGGTACACTTGAACAAGTTTTCTTCAGATTCCCAGTCTATCGGATTATTTCATGTCAGTCACCTTGAGCACATATTATGCTAATCATTTCATGTCTGGATACACAGTACACTCAACAACTTGAGCAAACaaaatgttttgtgttttatagtcttttttttttttttgcactacaATATTTTCCCTCTGGAGCTTCAGCCTGTAGTACGTTAATTTTCTCGATGCCTTACCAGATAAACTAAAATGTACCTTCTAGTGTAAAAAGTATTTCATGGACAGCTGTCCTGTCCTATGCTTTCTCGTACTTCTTTACGTAGTACGTTctccatctaatttttaacatgTTTCTATAGTGCAACATTTCAATTTCTTCCGGTTTCGCCACTTCCAGTTTTCCTAATACACacgttccactcccaaagaaaacTATGCTCCAAGAAATTTCCTTCTTAAATACAGTGCCAGAATTTGGCGCCGGTTTTGATGTTTAGGAAGTCGTTCTTTTCGTTTGAACTGATTTCTAACACTTTTCTCTCTGACTAGCTTTTTAATCTATATCCTGACCAATAACTCCAACAGTTAGTTGTTATACGCTACATTAAGGACTGACTGTCACTGACTCTGTTCGCATTGTAATTCCCGCAGAAATATTGCTTTATCATTGTCCAGCATCATTATTAGCATTCCGTAACAAAAAGAAAAGCTGTTGTTGAAGCTTTCCCGCTCTAGAATAAATATGTAAGAGCCATAACACGTTTTAGGATATAAAATTCGGTCTGACGTAAGATAATCATCCAGAGCCCATTGTAAAGTTCTTTAACAACGCAGGGAAACAGGAATGTACGGTACTAACGAGATCGAGATAATTTATCACATGACAAACGGGTTGACCAATAGGGAAAAGGTCAGATTCCCCACCCACGGCAGATTTCTTGGGACGGAGAGAACAGTTAAACGTCCTCTAGATCTCGCTTCCTTCCTCGCAAGTGGTTGCTGGGCGTGTCTGAACAATGCGGCTCGCTGTTTCTTTTCCCTCAAGTACATTACGAAGCAGTCTTTCATAATATATCTGTAATGACTGTACCAAGGTCGGCAACATCTTACTCAGCTGTCGAGACGGCGATAAACGTGGTAATACATGAGATGATGTTGATTGCACGTGCCGTAATAGCTTCTGTCTGAAGTGGGAGGGCCTCTTCTGTCTGTTTCCTTGTAGGCTGTTGGACGTGAATGTAATACGTTTGACGAACGGGGTTGTTTATGAAACATATTTGTTTGCTGATGGTTTGTTCAGTTTTTCTGTAAGTGAGGTACAACGTGGACGTGCAATGTCTGTAAGAAGTAATTATATTAGGAAAAATGTTATTATATTTGTATCCGTGACaagaatactggaatattttaaaatttcattgatgAAGATAAGGTATACAAACAAGTGTACTGATCTACTGATTACGTACGTAGCCGCGATTAATAATGCTACAAAAATTCGGAAAATTTGCTTCAATCAGTTCGGTACCAGAAACCAATAAGAAGCTACTCTAAAAAGCttttaacaaaagaaaaaatgaataTGACTAGTATCCTGAGACGTACTTATCAGAAATTATGAATATAAGATCTACGATCTCTTCAAATATCGCTTGAATTATAACATTAGAGAATGATGTTAAAATATAGACAGAATACATaactaataaatttcagttagaatGTTGATTTGTAGTCGTCACGGATCACGAACGAAACCGGTCTCATTAAAAGATGAAGTCGAATAGGATGAGTTTTAATACTTTTGTATTGGTAACTATGATACCCACGCTTCACTGGTGAATAATTACTCAGTGACGTTGAGTTGTAATGTAACTTAAATATTTCGGTACTGGCTTGGAAGGTAAACGAATTGTCACTTACTCGTGCGTATTAACACGATAAACTGGGCCATGAAACAAGAATATCTAAATGATTCGTTGTTACTCGCCTAGTTTGAACAGATTTCGTGGAACAAAATGATGTACGTATTACAGTAGTACATAAAAAGTGCAGGATGTTTAAAAACTTAATGGAAAATAAATGATTTTCCCTTTTTCCTGTGGCGATGGATTATTCTGTCACAAAACAGGATAGCCTATCGTATGTCTGTATATTTAGCACGATACCTGGTTACGTACGGACCGCTTAAACGTTTAGTGTAGGTGTCGGAAGCGAGACCATGTCTACAGTTGTGTAACGACTCGTCAGTTGCCGGTAATGGAAATAGTTGACGGACAGCCTTCTTCAGTCCTCAATAGACACATAAATGCAACCACATTTAATGTATCCATTTAGGGGTTGAAACCACTGAGACAGTATCTGAATGCCTCTACTCTGTTCTGCATTGttctgacagtagttatagacccAAGGTGTGATGGTACAACCAGGTGAATAGAGCTTATGGGCAACTAGTTCGCCTCAGGCGTCCAAATTGCTATGGAGAGAATTGATGTTAGACGGAGGTTTCGTCGGGAGTTACGTTTAGAGATTGATGTGaatatcaaattcaaatggctccaagcactatgggacttaacttctgaggtcatcagtctcctagacttagaactactaatacctaactaacctaaggacttcacacacatccgtgtccgaggcagtattcgaacaaacgaccgtagcagcagcacggtcccggactgaagcgcctagaaccgctcggtcacagcggccggcagtgaatATCATCTGTGGTATTTGAGGTTGGTGTGTGACTAGTACATCATTAACTTTGACTGGTTAGTTCACAAAGAGTTCGTGCTGAAGTACTGGCACCTCCGTTAGACACTACTGAATAGAGTTGTATGAGATAGTTTTACCACTGTGACTAGACGTTCAACCAGTGAGCAGCTCAGTGGCTGATCAGTACCGTTAGGTGATACGGAGGTCAGATATCTGTTATCACCTGCGAATGAACGGTGAAGAGCTTAATTTTATTAATAGTTGACACAATCACTCAAAGTGTTTGCAACACATCCACGAAAAAATGAACCGGTATATAGGTGTCACTCTCAAATTTGTACTACCTTATGACGAAATGTTGTCTCTTGAAAGGAGTTTCAAATTTTAATGTCTACTTCGTCTTTATTGCTGTTCTTCTTCACTTACTGTATTAGACTGAAATCGTATTCCTTCTTTATTCCATTTGGCTTTTTATCGGTCTATTAATCTTTTTTTCagtttggcccccattttattacTACTAGAATTTGTAAAGGTGGTGCCTTTCAACTCTCATGTATTTTAAGAAAGGTTCATGTTTCAGAGCTGCTCTTAAAATGTATCTTCATTAATTGTTGGTTTCGACCATATAACTACCATCTGGCATTTTAAATTATGTCCATTAGCTAGGATGAGAAAATTGTTGCTGTGCCATCAAATCAAATAAAAACTACCCTTCGTTAGCGCTGCCAACAGTAATGAGTATTGCTATTGCTAATCAATATTCTGAGCTGTGTACCGTTTAGCTTTCTGACGAGATATAACGGCTTTATGATCGCAACTGGCAGTTAATTAAGAATTATCCATCAGCATCACTTGATGGTTCTgaattatgattttttttcaatttattacttgtttcATCAGTATTTCTTGTCATCTATTCTCCAATATGTTTTCGAACTTCTGTGAACTGTCCTTAGTTTTAGAGTGTAGCCTTACAACTTTAATTCGCCCCTTACATCAACGTTCCTTATTAGGTAAATAAATTCTAAAAATTAATCTGTCTGTCTTGTTATTCAttgggtcggccggtgtggccgagtggttctaggcgcttcagtctggaaccgcgtgacagctacggtcgcaggttcgaatcctgcctcgggcatgggtgtgtgtgttgtccttaggttagttaggtataagtagttcttactctaggggactgatgacctcagatgttaagtcccataccgctcagagccgTTGTCCGCTTCGGATCTCTGGCGAGTACAGAGGAGCACGCGTTCTAGAGCCCTTGATGCACCTGTTATAACCTAGCGTAGGTCAGATGAGAAACTCAGATTGAAGAGTAAGGAGATAAAAAAAACTGATACTGGGTTAGAAAGTGGCTCACCAGCAGCGGTGAGTTACAGTGAGAGCAGAGATGTGTAGTGGTCACCGCTTAACAGAAGACGATGGTTGAGATGacagcatcctatatgtggtctgcATAAGGTATGTCAGAAATACTAATTAAATTAAATACTTAGACAAATCACAGATCTTATAAGGAAGGCGTGACTCTGTGAGTACAGAGGAACTTGCGAGGACATGCTGAAGAGGTGCCATATGTTAGATCTCTCTtcagttgaatttttttttaaatttgtgatgagttctatgggaccaaactgctgaggtcatcggtccctaagcttatatacTACTTAATATAACccaaaccaacttacgctaaggacacagagatgcccgagggaggactcaaaccttcaAACCACTGCACTGTTAGGATTTGATACGACACGAGGAACAGGTAGTGGCGTAGTGTTCCAACGAGCAACAGACGAACCAGCATAAGTCTTAATGCTCTACACTAAAATAGTGTTTAACAACAAGTATTTATGTAAAAACTCGACGATTCATCAGTTAAGTATTTTGGCACTTGGGATTTGTGTGCACTCTCTGTTTTATTGGCTCCTTTTATTATTTATAATAACATATACCCATCAAACTGTGCGCAGGTTGCCCTGTCGTGCGCCCTGGCCGCCGCCTCGGCGGAGCCCGGCTTCCTCGGGGCCGCCGCCCCGGCGCtcgtcgccgccgcccccgccgcccccgccgccgtccGAGTGACAGTGCCCACGGCCGCCGTCATCCCGCCGTCCATCTCGACCCAGTACCACGCCCAGGACGAGCTCGGCGGCTACGCGTACGGCTACAACGGCGGCCCCTCTGCCAAGCAGGAGGTGCGCACGCCCGACGGCGTCGTGGCCGGCGCCTACTCCTACGTGGACGCCAACAATATCGTCCAGAGCGCCCAGTACGCCTCCGACCCCGTAAATGGCTTCCGCGTTGCCGCCACCAACCTGCCGGTcggccccgccgcccccgccgtggtAGCCGCGCCCGCGCCCGCTCCCGTCGTCGCTGCTCACGCCGCCCCCGCAGTACTCGCCGCGGCCGCCCCCGCCGTCGTCGCCGCCGCTCCAGCTCcagctgccgccgctgccgccgcacaCCTCGTAGCCAAGGCGCAACTGCTGGGCCGCAAGAAGAGAGGAATCTTCGGAGCGCCCGTGGCGTACGCCGCCCACGCCCCCGCCGTcgtcgccgcccccgccgtcgTCGCCGCCTCCCCCGGGTCAACAGTGGTCACAGTGCCCGGCACCAGTGCATATTCCTTCAGCACCGcctccctccacccaccgcagGTAGTCCCCGCTAGTCCTCAGACTGCCGTGGCTGCCGCTGTCGCTATCGACCCTCACCTCGCAGCCAAGGCGCACCTGCTGGGCCGCAGGAAGCGCAGCCCCGGCTATCTGGGAGCCGCAGGGCTGGTGGCTGCCGCCCCCGTCGCCCACGCCGCCCCCCTCGCCTACGCCGCCCCAGCCGCGGCCGTCGTCCCGGCCGGCCCCGTCGTCGCCACCGCCCCCGGCTCCACCACCATCACGAACCCGCCCTTCCGTAGCTTCTCTTACGCGGCCGCCGCCGGCCACCCTGCTCAGGTGGTACCTGCAGGTCCTGCCGTGGCGTACGCTGCCGCCGCTCCGGCCGTCGTTGCCGGCCCGGCTCTGCCCGTTGCCCCGGCTGTGGCAGCCGCCCCCGCTGTGGCCGTCGCCAACGCAGCTGCAGCTGCTCACGCCGCCAATGCCGCTGCAGCTGTGAACGCCGCCAACGCCGCCAACGCTGCCAACGCCGCCCACGCCGCCGCAGCTGCACGTGCCGCCAATGCAGCTGCAGCTGTGAACGCTGCCAACGCCGTCAACGCCGCCAATGCCGCTGCAGCTGTGAACGCTGCCAACGCCGCCGCAGCTGCTAACGCCGCCGCAGCtgccaacgccgccgccgcagctgccgcCCCCGCAGTGGTCGCTGCACACGCCCCCGCTGTCGTCGCTGCTCACGCCGCGGCTCccgcccccgctgccgccgccGTTCTTCCAGTGACGGCCTCCAGCCAGTACCGCGTCCAGGACGGACTCGGCCAGTACACCTACGGGTACGCCGACAGTAATTCTGTCAAGACGGAGAGCCGCGCCGTCGACGGCTCGACTGTCGGTGGCTACTCCTACGTTGACGGGCACGGCCTGGTGCAGAGCGTCAAGTACCACGCCGACACCCTGGGCTTCAGGGTTGCAGCCACCAATCTGCCAGTAGGACACGCTTAAACCGCCGTCGACGATTATCAATAACTATGTTACCCCGCTTTATAAGTTATATTAACTTCGAGACGCCAAACATTTCTCTGTGTAAATACTTTTTCTTCTGTACTTTTCAATAAAAACACATTGATTGTTTGCTCTCACAGAAAACATGTCTTTTACCCTGTCTTAACCTGTTAAATGGGTCagctgagtggtcagggtgacggggtgccgtcctacgggcccgggttcgattcctggctgggtcggggactttctctgcccagggactgggtgttgtgctgtcttcatcatcattacatccccatccggcacgcaggtcggccagtgtggcgtcgaatgcaataagacctgcaccaaggcggccggacctgccctacaaggggcctccgggccaatgacgccaaacgctcatttcctttTTTTCCACAGCTGCTGGTTTTCATTGGGTTCGATGGACGTATCAGTTtgcagcaatttttttttgtcttgtacCTAATTGGAATTACGAGTTTCAagttggcgccggccggagtggccgagcgcttctaggcgctacagtctggaaacgcgtgaccgttacggtcgcaggttcgaaacctgcctctgacatggatgtgtatgcagtccttaggttagttacgtttaagtagttctaagttctaggggactgatgacctcagaaggtaagtcccatagtgctcagagccatttgaacaagttttTTCAACTTGGCAGGTGTTAATGGTATTGTTTAATACTCCTTGTAGTCAGACAAGATACAGATAATTTGATAACGACACAAATTATGCCAGTCATTACCCTGAAGAGAAAACACCTCACTTTCTCCCGATTTGATCAGATAGAATAATTATACTTATTTCGACAGCTTATTCACTAGTCCAGATGTGGTTGACAAACGAAAAAGTAAGAACACAGACATTGTCGTCGAGACATAAAGGAGTTCCTAGACAGTGTGAAAAGGAAAGAAGGGCAAATACATAACAGAGTACAGAAACAAGGACATGTTCATCAGATGGAAAGACGACATGACGCTCAGACATTCCATGACATATTTCATGAGGAAAAAAGACTGACATTGTGCAAAGGCCAAGCGTTGTCGTGGATTATGGGAGCTACCAAATGACAAAGATCAGACTGGAAAAATTTTATCGGAAGATTTTTTTGACATCCATTGGTTGCTGTAAGCTTAAATTCTTCCGTTTTGTACAAAATATTTCGTGACGAAGAATGCAGATTGATTTTCAAGACCAGTGTCGGAGAACAGCTGGCAGTATCCTCtctacatcttgtaggcatctttttaaaacatttggaattcttacaacagcctcacagtacatttactcactaatgaaaattGTTCTCaaaaacatggaccagtttaaaaacaacagtggccTTCAtggttataataccagaaaaaagaaagacttagacTATCCTTTACTctacctatctttggcacagaaaggggtaaaatatgcttcCATAAAAATTTTGGACAaactaccagatgaaataaaatgtctgacagacagcagtaatagcttcccaaaaataaattgaaatcatatctccgtgACAACTCCCTCATACCATAGATGAGTTCTTGAACAGGTATAAATAAATCCATAAAGATAGCATATGCATTTTGCGCCATTTGAGggaatggtatatatatatatatatatatatatatatatatatatatatatatatataaaatcttgtTTCACATGTGTATTGCTTGTGCGCTTGACACGTTCCACCTCacaacggctaccgtaccgtgcaattgatcaatggaacacgcaaccagctaactaactaactaactctccACAAAAGAGGTCATCAATTGGACACACACCTCGAGCACCAAAGGTGACTCGTCTTATAACCAcaaattttacagaattttttcAAGGACAACGAAGGAAAGACCAACAAGGTAGTGTGGAGTGTGCACGAGAAGAGGCCTTCGCAAAGCGACATCTTATTGGTGTGCAGAATGTTAAGGTGGCTTGCGAAATATACACGTAGATATTCATTACACAGTATTGCCTACTGTGGTCAGAACATGAGGATGATCCGTCAAGCTGAGAATATGTACAAAATTAATGTTAACTTATGGCTCGCAACAGGTTCTACCTTGGCCCGGCTCCTCTCCAGTTTGCGTACTTACGACTCTGCTTCTTCCAGTTAAGTAATTTTCAGGAAATCTTGCAGAAAGTAAAAGGGACTTTTGTCAACGTAATCATAAGTATTTTGTATGTTTATGGATTTTGTTTTTTTATGGATCTATGTTAAGATTGCGTGAAACCTTAGAACTTGGTG
This window harbors:
- the LOC124607298 gene encoding ice-structuring glycoprotein-like; this encodes MRAPALLLVALSCALAAASAEPGFLGAAAPALVAAAPAAPAAVRVTVPTAAVIPPSISTQYHAQDELGGYAYGYNGGPSAKQEVRTPDGVVAGAYSYVDANNIVQSAQYASDPVNGFRVAATNLPVGPAAPAVVAAPAPAPVVAAHAAPAVLAAAAPAVVAAAPAPAAAAAAAHLVAKAQLLGRKKRGIFGAPVAYAAHAPAVVAAPAVVAASPGSTVVTVPGTSAYSFSTASLHPPQVVPASPQTAVAAAVAIDPHLAAKAHLLGRRKRSPGYLGAAGLVAAAPVAHAAPLAYAAPAAAVVPAGPVVATAPGSTTITNPPFRSFSYAAAAGHPAQVVPAGPAVAYAAAAPAVVAGPALPVAPAVAAAPAVAVANAAAAAHAANAAAAVNAANAANAANAAHAAAAARAANAAAAVNAANAVNAANAAAAVNAANAAAAANAAAAANAAAAAAAPAVVAAHAPAVVAAHAAAPAPAAAAVLPVTASSQYRVQDGLGQYTYGYADSNSVKTESRAVDGSTVGGYSYVDGHGLVQSVKYHADTLGFRVAATNLPVGHA